From one Plasmodium coatneyi strain Hackeri chromosome 9, complete sequence genomic stretch:
- a CDS encoding DNA-directed RNA polymerase codes for MKLKALASHFIPRFAQLSKKNTAHYVRSANRQTGHCWESRAFISSKVLISREEDPASIKQISSNDENVTLGGDSTQCVVEQLPRADPQTQHTIHEETPPLRPDGGTKNLDEQVLKELHNLIRSIQKLDKRKKQQIVNYINTLNKKYLQNVEEDIVTFFENLDQYMAANGLLMCDLGGEEVLSHIEGVHINLGEDSNMGSGTDVNSLFDVNSRFDVNNLFDVNYIRKAKKELYGEHIYPIIQDVGDRHIIRRNELPNGLLSTPPNEEATSTTTRRDPPEEDIVNVRRQMLIERSSYQKAIEEAEEFVSNLHDLKKITEIRGLCKIYLSWVNELERRIANYRQKQRRQGGATGTDEGNTAETSSVASFSETGRRGLPELVEDKLLAIITVKWTIQYTFNPHKKKYANSVTTQSKNFEQGYAYQSLFTHIAIKIGQEINNEMNFQQLEKNNLLYRYVKRNKANASFSHFQKYRILCDIRKKLQGGHPRNEEVIAGEADGEASTTVTTECTPEGSPNDDFQLVQWNSQKKAAIGGLLLKMLMDSAKMDVDLSTAKEEHRNEYRYYLLLHKMAKGNGEKLHADCKYEKELNYEKYYEEESNSLDFVVLERGKGRGAEEGTTDRGKRRGKKKGKNNPKEKEKEKRNDDGDGGDNIAKIGDTPGGPPECAKTTSANDKRRS; via the coding sequence ATGAAATTGAAGGCACTGGCGTCACACTTTATCCCCCGCTTCGCACAGTTAAGTAAAAAGAACACCGCCCATTACGTAAGAAGCGCAAACCGACAGACGGGGCACTGTTGGGAAAGCAGGGCATTTATATCGTCCAAGGTGCTCATATCGAGGGAGGAGGACCCTGCTTCGATTAAGCAGATCAGTAGCAATGACGAAAATGTAACTTTGGGAGGTGATTCTACGCAATGTGTGGTGGAGCAGTTACCCCGAGCAGATCCACAAACGCAGCACACAATTCATGAGGAGACACCCCCGTTGCGACCCGATGGAGGGACGAAGAACCTAGACGAACAGGTCCTGAAGGAGCTACACAACCTAATAAGGTCGATCCAAAAACTggacaaaaggaagaagcaacaaatTGTAAACTACATAAATacgttaaataaaaaatatttgcaaaatgtagaagaagACATAGTGACGTTTTTTGAAAACCTGGACCAGTACATGGCAGCGAATGGTCTCCTCATGTGTGACCTTGGGGGGGAAGAGGTCCTGAGTCATATCGAGGGGGTGCATATAAATCTTGGAGAGGACTCCAACATGGGGTCAGGCACCGACGTGAACAGCCTCTTCGATGTGAACAGCCGCTTCGATGTGAACAACCTCTTCGATGTGAACTACATCAGGAAGGCGAAAAAGGAGTTATACGGGGAGCACATATACCCAATCATCCAGGACGTAGGGGATCGGCACATCATAAGGAGGAACGAACTGCCAAACGGGTTACTAAGCACGCCGCCTAATGAAGAAGCCACCTCTACAACAACTAGGAGGGACCCCCCCGAGGAGGACATCGTAAATGTGCGAAGGCAAATGCTGATAGAGCGGTCCTCTTACCAGAAGGCCATCGAAGAAGCGGAAGAATTCGTTTCGAATCTCCACGATCTGAAGAAAATAACGGAAATTAGGGGGCTGTGCAAAATATACCTAAGCTGGGTGAACGAGTTGGAACGAAGGATTGCAAACTACAGGCAGAAGCAACGGCGTCAAGGAGGAGCAACTGGTACCGATGAAGGGAACACCGCCGAAACCAGTAGTGTAGCCTCGTTTAGCGAAACTGGGAGGAGGGGGCTACCCGAACTGGTGGAAGATAAACTGTTAGCGATCATCACCGTGAAGTGGACCATTCAGTATACTTTCAAtccacataaaaaaaaatacgccaACAGTGTTACCACGCAATCGAAGAACTTCGAGCAGGGATATGCATACCAGTCGTTGTTCACGCACATCGCTATAAAGATCGGACAGGAAATAAACAATGAGATGAATTTTCAGCAACTCGAGAAGAACAACCTCCTATACCGCTACGTCAAGAGGAACAAAGCGAATGCATCCTTCTCCCATTTTCAGAAGTATAGGATTCTTTGCGATATCAGGAAGAAGCTGCAAGGTGGACACCcaagaaatgaagaagtcATCGCAGGGGAAGCTGATGGAGAGGCCTCTACAACAGTCACTACAGAATGCACCCCCGAGGGTAGCCCGAATGACGACTTCCAACTGGTCCAGTGGAACTCGCAGAAGAAAGCCGCAATCGGTGGACTCCTCCTGAAAATGCTCATGGATAGTGCAAAAATGGATGTCGACCTGAGCACCGCCAAGGAGGAACACCGAAATGAGTACAGGTACTACCTCTTGTTGCATAAAATGGCCAAGGGGAATGGGGAGAAGCTTCACGCGGATTGCAAATATGAGAAAGAGCTGAACTACGAGAAGTACTATGAGGAGGAGTCCAACTCGCTGGACTTTGTGGTCCTCGAGCGGGGCAAGGGAAGGGGCGCCGAGGAGGGAACAACAGATAGGGGGAAGcgtaggggaaaaaaaaagggaaaaaataatccaaaggagaaggagaaggaaaaacgtaACGATGATGGTGACGGTGGTGATAACATCGCTAAAATTGGTGACACCCCCGGGGGACCCCCCGAATGCGCGAAAACAACTTCTGCAAACGACAAAAGGAGAAGCTGA
- a CDS encoding DNA-directed RNA polymerase, giving the protein MWRNGSWYGVIHMRECCANYLLNNAINSHIPLNHLPMISKPKKWTHSDGGMILLKNNFIRCNVKPLFNIDVCNLERIKNIVSQIGNVRWKINAEILDLIEYAYREGITIGNIPRKQNYDLPNGPSDMGKKNVEDIKQYYLLREEISRLNKCLISERPTFLQKIAVAKTLKNCEVIYFPHNIDFRGRMYPLSPHLHHMSDDICRSLITFHDKEEIGPRGLFWLKIHLANNFGKDKLNFEQRISWVDANLGNIKKLSENPFQHMDFWNMAEKPWQALSVSIDLTKALECPDPSKYRSNIPVQQDGTCNGLQHYAALGRDYDGGKAVNIIPSDEPQDIYTVVLEIGRLGGGISSLGGEGNSIINSSNSSSGISSSSSTAKATSPCRGELAQYCFQYDLLKRKVVKQTIMTICYGVTSVGAKDQVKGKIQNMISKVLDKNAINQLSQYIANYIFESISEIFKRAMVIKKWFNNLSKVTNELNIPVTWLSPIGLPCEQPYRLGQRILVNTPLQSVSVISYQNSLLHKNKQRLGFPPNFVHSLDASHLMMTAEKMVLENNFSFAAVHDSYWAHACNVDIMNKFIRDSFVTLYDEPILQNLYQSYQMRLGKHASRIPAPPEQGHLDVSLVRNSRYFFS; this is encoded by the exons ATGTGGCGAAATGGCAGCTGGTATGGAGTCATACACATGAGGGAGTGTTGTGCGAATTACCTTCTAAACAATGCAATAAATTCTCACATCCCCCTGAATCACCTACCTATGATAAGCAAACCGAAAAAGTGGACCCACTCCGACGGAGGAATGATCCTGTTGAAAAACAATTTCATTCGCTGCAATGTGAAGCCTCTTTTCAACATAGACGTGTGTAACTTGGAGCGCATCAAAAATATAGTCTCGCAAATAGGAAACGTGCGgtggaaaataaatgcagAAATTTTAGACCTCATCGAATATGCCTACAGGGAGGGGATTACCATTGGAAATATTCCACGCAAACAAAACTATGACTTGCCGAATGGCCCCTCCGatatggggaagaaaaatgtagaagaCATTAAACAGTACTACTTATTAAGGGAGGAAATTAGCAGATTGAATAAATGCCTGATCAGTGAGAGACCgacttttttacaaaaaatagcAGTTGCAAAGAcgttaaaaaattgtgaggTGATTTATTTCCCTCATAATATTGATTTCCGGGGAAGGATGTATCCTCTCTCACCACACTTGCATCACATGAGTGATGACATTTGTCGTAGTTTGATTACCTTCCATGATAAGGAGGAAATTGGTCCTAGAGGATTATTCTGGCTTAAAATACACTTGGCAAACAACTTTGGGAAGGACAAACTGAACTTCGAGCAGCGGATCAGTTGGGTTGATGCCAATTTGggtaatataaaaaaacttAGTGAAAACCCTTTTCAACATATGGACTTTTGGAACATGGCAGAGAAACCTTGGCAAGCTCTTTCCGTTTCGATAGACCTGACCAAAGCGTTGGAATGTCCTGATCCGTCCAAGTATAGGAGTAACATCCCTGTGCAGCAGGACGGCACGTGTAATGGTCTCCAACATTACGCCGCTTTGGGGAGGGACTACGATGGAGGGAAAGCCGTGAACATAATCCCATCCGATGAACCGCAAGATATCTACACCGTCGTGTTGGAAATT GGCCGACTTGGGGGGGGCATCTCGTCCCtcgggggggaagggaataGTATTATCAACAGCAGTAACAGTAGTAGTGGTAtcagtagtagtagtagtacaGCCAAGGCGACCTCCCCTTGCCGGGGAGAACTGGCCCAATACTGCTTCCAGTACGACCTGCTGAAACGGAAAGTCGTGAAGCAAACTATCATGACCATCTGCTATGGAGTCACCTCCGTAGGAGCCAAGGATCAAGTCAAAGGAAAAATCCAAAACATGATAAGCAAAGTTTTGGACAAAAATGCCATTAACCAATTGTCCCAATATATAGCCAATTACATCTTCGAGTCGATAAGCGAAATTTTCAAAAGAGCAatggtaataaaaaaatggtttaATAATTTGTCCAAAGTGACAAACGAACTAAACATCCCCGTCACGTGGTTATCCCCAATTGGTCTCCCATGTGAACAACCCTACAGATTAGGACAGAGAATTTTAGTTAACACGCCACTCCAGTCGGTAAGTGTCATTTCATATCAAAATAGCTTACTCCATAAAAACAAACAGAGACTTGGCTTCCCTCCAAACTTTGTTCACTCACTAGACGCTTCTCACCTTATGATGACAGCCGAAAAAATGGTCCTGGAAAATAACTTCAGCTTTGCCGCTGTGCATGACTCCTATTGGGCTCACGCATGCAATGTAGAcataatgaacaaatttattaGAGACTCTTTCGTCACCCTGTACGATGAACCTATATTGCAGAACCTTTACCAGAGCTACCAGATGCGCTTAGGAAAGCACGCTTCTAGGATTCCCGCACCCCCGGAACAGGGCCACCTTGACGTATCCCTCGTTCGGAACAGTCGGTACTTTTTTAGTTAA
- a CDS encoding Mitochondrial import inner membrane translocase, with protein sequence MRSILHSVLLVNQNVGKNAKSKCRRFVSATCKGKNIFDTKYVFKGADYSLWSEGRNAQQGSVHLPGENKKCFSTFMKNVIEQVKKDMKENKQYQEALKELKEKTEIDHKAVKLKKKIRENINLLKHIKEKNEEAVKLVYNDVNNFIHYCFEHYTIFRLSKNASVKFFLILQKFLLCTSNKLTELADKWNEKNSAFVQLDKWRQEMAIRRYKKSAHAGGAGSNKDSTSQSGDPHSGAPQRDDLDTGENEQLTNQANMESANKAKQSGENPDQGEEDAPRSSELVLAQESAWDKFGSKLKDMPFLNNFFENPILGKLFGETELAAALREMKMYDKNFKLSELMYLFEFVISKHIVESYLIGDEETLRLHCGQSAFNSLNASINERKKKKVYLDTNVLIYKNHELKGAQRMEESSPWFIFTFHTQQINCLKNANDEIIEGNIDDIREVVYTIALSKHPEPEREGLLYPYIVREFAIIGNTPSW encoded by the exons ATGAGGAGCATTCTACATAGCGTGCTTCTTGTGAACCAGAACGTTGGCAAGAACGCAAAGTCAAAGTGCAGGAGATTCGTTTCGGCCACatgtaaagggaaaaatattttcgatACAAAGTATGTTTTCAAGGGTGCGGACTACTCCCTCTGGAGTGAGGGGCGAAACGCACAACAGGGAAGTGTCCATCTCCcgggggaaaacaaaaaatgctTTTCAACCTTTATGAAGAATGTTATAGAGCAG GTCAAAAAAGacatgaaggaaaacaagCAGTACCAAGAGGCCCTGAAGGagctgaaggaaaaaacggaaataGACCACAAGGCGGtgaagctgaaaaaaaaaatacgggAAAACATAAATCTCCTAAAacacataaaggaaaaaaatgaagaagcagTGAAGCTTGTCTACAATGACGTCAACAATTTTATTCACTACTGTTTTGAACATTACACGATTTTTAGGCTTTCCAAAAATGCCAGTGTGAAATTTTTCCTAATTCTGCAGAAGTTCCTACTATGCACAAGTAATAAATTAACAGAACTGGCGGATAAGTGGAACGAGAAGAACAGCGCCTTTGTGCAGCTGGACAAGTGGAGGCAGGAAATGGCCATCAGGCGGTACAAGAAGAGTGCACACGCGGGGGGCGCAGGAAGCAACAAGGACAGCACATCGCAAAGCGGTGATCCCCACAGTGGTGCTCCCCAAAGGGATGACCTCGACACGGGGGAAAACGAACAACTTACAAACCAGGCCAACATGGAAAGTGCAAATAAAGCGAAGCAGTCTGGAGAGAACCCAGATCAGGGGGAGGAGGACGCCCCCCGGAGCAGCGAACTGGTACTGGCACAAGAATCCGCGTGGGACAAATTTGGAAGTAAACTGAAGGATATGCCATTTTTAAAcaacttttttgaaaatccCATTTTGGGCAAATTATTTGGAGAAACCGAACTGGCAGCAGCATTAAGGGAGATGAAAATGTACGACAAGAATTTTAAGCTATCCGAACTGATGTACCTTTTTGAGTTTGTCATTTCGAAGCACATCGTTGAGTCGTATCTGATTGGTGATGAAGAGACGCTGCGTCTGCATTGCGGGCAGTCAGCTTTTAATTCACTAAATGCAAGCATAAAcgagaggaagaaaaaaaaagtctacTTGGATACGAATGTACTGATATATAAAAATCACGAACTAAAGGGGGCACAGAGAATGGAGGAAAGCTCCCCCTGGTTTATCTTTACCTTCCACACGCAGCAAATCAACTGCctaaaaaatgcaaatgaCGAAATAATTGAGGGCAACATCGATGACATTCGCGAAGTGGTCTACACGATCGCTCTGTCCAAGCACCCCGAGCCGGAGAGGGAGGGTCTGCTCTACCCCTACATCGTGCGTGAGTTTGCCATTATTGGGAACACCCCCTCGTGGTGA